A DNA window from Ranitomeya imitator isolate aRanImi1 chromosome 2, aRanImi1.pri, whole genome shotgun sequence contains the following coding sequences:
- the LOC138666723 gene encoding olfactory receptor 11A1-like, whose translation MPKGNQSSILYFQLLGFQNPNGLKIPFFCLFLALYIFIMLGNILIMILVISNPKLRSPMYFFLSHLSLCDVFSTSNIIPNMLHIVMLEMISMSVLKCFLQFYLFGSSTSTESFLLTVMAYDRYLAICYPLHYFSIMDFRLRLLLTIGSWVLGFAVTLIPGILVTTLRYCGPNVIDHFFCDLAPFLKLSCSDVYVVQTEIIVFSVPIILLPFLFIIASYINIFFSIMKISSISGREKAFSTCSSHLTIVSTYYGTLIIVYMVPASGHLSNINKSLSLLYIVITLLFNPLIYSLRNKELQAAIQKIIWSRNPV comes from the coding sequence ATGCCAAAAGGGAACCAGTCATCCATCCTGTATTTCCAGCTTCTGGGATTCCAGAACCCCAATGGCCTGAAAATTCCATTTTTCTGCCTATTTCTTGCTCTTTATATCTTTATAATGTTGGGGAACATATTAATTATGATCCTGGTTATATCAAATCCAAAACTCCGTTCACCTATGTATTTCTTCCTCAGTCATTTATCTCTTTGTGATGTATTCAGCACATCCAATATAATACCGAACATGTTACATATTGTGATGCTGGAAATGATCTCCATGTCTGTACTTAAGTGCTTTCTACAGTTCTATCTCTTTGGAAGTTCAACTTCTACAGAGTCCTTTCTGCTTACAGTGATGGCATATGACCGCTATTTGGCCATCTGTTACCCATTGCATTATTTCTCCATTATGGATTTTCGTCTCCGTCTTCTATTAACAATCGGGTCTTGGGTTTTGGGCTTTGCAGTGACCTTAATACCTGGCATCCTTGTAACCACACTTAGGTACTGTGGTCCTAATGTCATTGACCATTTCTTCTGTGACCTGGCTCCCTTTTTAAAGTTGTCATGTTCTGATGTGTATGTTGTACAGACAGAAATCATTGTGTTTTCAGTTCCTATAATCCTTTTGCCATTCCTTTTCATAATAGCCAGCTATATCAACATCTTCTTTAGTATTATGAAGATTTCTTCTATATCTGGCAGGGAGAAAGCTTTTTCTACATGCAGCTCTCATTTAACAATTGTCTCCACATACTATGGTACACTAATTATTGTCTACATGGTCCCAGCAAGTGGACACTTATCAAACATAAATAAATCCTTGTCTTTATTGTACATTGTTATAACCCTATTATTTAATCCTTTGATATATAGTCTACGGAACAaggagctgcaggctgctat